ACGGCTCCCGCGCATAAACCTTCAGCGGGCTCCACGGCATCAACCCCGCCGCAATCTGATCCGGAAACACCTTCGGATCACCCGCCACATCGAACACCTCCTGCGCCATCTCACCCGACACCTGGTGCTGCCCATGCCCATCCGTAATCCCGCCCACAAACACCGCCGTTACCACCAGCGGCCGATACAGCCTCACCGCCCTCACCGCGTCGTACAGCACACGATCATGCCCCCAGTTCTCCAGCGCCTCTTCCTTCGTCTTCGAGAACCCGAAGTCCACCTCCGTCCCCCACATCTGGTCGATCCCCATATACCGCCCAGCCGCCAGCAGCTCCTGCGTCCTCACCAACCCCAGCGCATCATCAAAATCGGCAGACATCAAATTCTGTCCACCCTCACCCCGAGTCAGAGTCAGCATCGCCACATGCGCGCCCTGTCCCCGCGCCTCATACGTCAGCATCCCGCCATCCTCATCATCCGGATGCGCCACAATCATCATCAGGCTCGCCCGCGTCCGCAGCTTCACAAGACTCTGCCACAGCGCAGCCGACCCCTCATTCGCCGCAATCTTCTGCACCCCAACCGCCGGCTTCACCTGTTCCCCGGCAAGATTTGCCGTCTCCCGCAGCTCCTGGCAGCTCAAAACCCCGCCCGCCACCACCAGCGCCATCACCGAAACCGCAGCCAGACCCGCCACAACCCGTTTAGAAGTCATTACTTTCTAATCTCTCACACCCAACCGCCCCAAATCACGCCAGAAATCCCACCATCCACCAATCAACCCCAGCCGTACATACTATGGGGTAATAAGATCTGAATCTTATTCACTAAAACCGTCATCTCGGCCGAAGCGGTTCACAGTCTCATCGTGAACCGAGCAGTGGATTGCTGCTACAGCTTTCAATTGCGGCGAACCGATTCATGCTGCGGTATCCGTCAAGAACCCCGCATTTCGCCTTTGGTGTCGCCTGCTTCTCTATTCAAGCAGCACCTGTAACCACCAGCCCCGCGCCGAGTCCTATGTATTAGCAGTAACCTGTAACAGAGGGAACCACCCCATGCTTCTCCCCAAATCTCCCAGCCTCGAAGCCACCATCCGCTCCTCCGAGATCACCCCCCAGCACGTCTTCGAGCAGCATCAACAGACCCGCCGCCGCTTCCTCACCTCCGCCGCCACCCTCGGCGCCGCCGCCCTCGCCGCCCGCACCATCCCCTCCCTCATCAACCCTCCAACAACGGTGCACGCAGCTGGCGAGCCGCTCAAAACAATCCCCAGCAAGTACACCCTCGACGACCCGCAAACTCCCCTCGCCAAGGCCAGCTCCTACAACAATTTTTACGAGTACGGCACCGACAAATCCGACCCCTCCCACGAAGCCTACCGCCTCCAGACCCGCCCGTGGCCCATACAGATCACCGGCATGGTCAAAAAGCCCCAGACCATCAACATCGACGACCTCATCCACTACCGCCCGCTCGAATCGCGCATCTACCGTCACCGCTGCGTCGAAGCCTGGTCCATGATCATCCCCTGGGACGGCTACTCCCTCTCCGAGTTCATCAACTTCTGTCAGCCTCTCCCCAGCGCAAAATACGTCCAGTTCTTCTCCTACAACAACAAAAAAGTTATGCCCGACGAGCCCTCCGGCTACGACTGGCCCTATCGCGAAGGCCTCCGCATGGACGAGGCCATGAACCCCCTCACCCTCCTCACCTTCGGCTGCTACGGCCAGGTCCTGCCCAACCAGAACGGAGCTCCCGTCCGCGTCATCGTCCCCTGGAAGTACGGCTTCAAATCCGCGAAGTCCATCGTCCGCTTCCACTTCACCGACAAGCAGCCCGAGACCACCTGGAACGAAGCCGATGGCGGCGAGTACGGCTTCTACTCCAACGTCAATCCCAACTACGACAACGCCCGCTGGTCCCAGGCCCACGAGCGCCGCCTCGACACAAGCCTCCTCCCCCGCAACATCCCCACTCAAATGTTCAACGGCTACGGCGACCAAGTAGCCAGCCTCTACGCCGGCATGGACCTCAAAAAATTTTATTGAACTAAGCGGAAGTGCGCCCGGCTCGCGACCAACGGGAGCGCCACGCGAAGCGGTATACAAGTCACGAAGTGACCGCGGCCCGCGCAGGGCGCCCGTCCGGCAGGACACATCCTTAGTCCCTGTTCCTGAAGACAGAGTGTTAAGAAGCACTCCGCTCCCGCACATCGTCCATAATCGGAACAAACGCGAGCATCAGCAGCACTACAGCCAGCGGCAGCGTCGCGGCAAAGCCCATCCGCCTGAATCCCACCGCCCCCACCACGCCGCCGACAAAGAACAATCCCACCAGCGACACCAGCAGCCACAGCTTCTCGAAATCTGCCCGCACCGCGGTAAGCCCCTCATCCTCGCCGCGCCGGTTCCAATACAAAGCCTTCCCCAATTCAATTCCAATGTCTGTCACCATGCCGGTTACATGCGTCGTCCGTATCTCTGCCTGAGAGATCTTCGTGATAATCGCATTCTGGAGCCCCATCGTGAAACAGAGCAGCGCCACCGTCATTGGCACCACAAACCACTCATGCCGAGCCAGATGCCCACCCATCAACCCGAAACACAACAGCAGCCCCGCCTCAAGCATCATCGGCAGCGCATACTCGCTATTCAAATAACGTCTTCGCCCCCAGTTCACCAGAATTGCAGTACACGCCGCGCCCGCCAGGAACGCCAGCAAGGCACTTACTCCCGCCGCCAGCCACCCGAGATCCTGTGCCGCCGTCGCATCCGCCATCGCCGACACGATCCCCGACATATGCGAGGTGTACTGCTTCACCGCCACATATCCCCCGGCATTTGCCGCTCCCGCGATAAAAGCGAGGAAGTGCGCAAGCTGCCGGTTGGCCCTCTGGGTGCGTTCACTTCCCGTCAGTCTGCGAAGATAAGGAACTGGCATCGCACCGTCCGCCTCTATCATCGCAGTTTTTCCTGTCTCGCCCACCAGCCCCCTGACAACTCTGTAACTCAAATCCCACAAACGCGTCCCATTCAACAGCCCGAGCTAAACTAGCCCCAGTCAAAAATGTCCAAGCGCGCCATCATCCTCCTCAAAGTCCTCATACATCTTCTCTGCCTCGCCCCCATCGCATGGCTTTGGCACTTCTTCACCTCAGGCGGCCTCGCCCTCAACGCCGACCCTGTCAACTACATCACCCACTTCACCGGCGACTGGACCCTCTACCTCCTCTTCACCTCTCTCGCCATCACCCCCATCCGCCGCCTCGCCACCAGCCTCGGCTTCCTCATCCGCTTCCGCCGCCTCATCGGCCTCTACGCCTTTTTCTACGCCACCCTCCATCTCGCAACCTACATCTTCCTCTTCTCCGGCTACGACCTTCAGACCGCCCTCACCGGTCTCCGCTCCGGACATCCCGGCGAGCTCGTCACCCAATGGAAGCTCATCTGGCCCCGCATGGTCGACGACGTCCTCAAGCGCCGATTCATCCAGGTAGGCCTCTTCGCCTGGCTCCTCCTCCTGGCCCTGGCCTGCACCTCACCCGCCTTCATCATGCGCGCCATGGGAGGCAAGAACTGGCAGCGCCTCCATCGCCTCGTCTATCTCGCCGCCATCGCCGGTATCGTCCACTTCTGGTGGCTCGTCAAAAAAGGCAACAACGCCCCATGGAAGGACACCGCAGTCCTCACCATCCTTCTCCTCGCCCGCGTAGCCTACACCGCCCTAAAGCGCCTCAAAAAGCCCACCCCCATCCCCGCCCGCCCCAGCTCCGTCTAGCGCACACAAGCACCAATCGCCGTTTTTAGTTGCGTCGCCGCTGTCTGTTCTTCGCCGTCATCCTGCCCCTGAGCAAAGCCGAATGGGGAAGGAATCTGTAGTTTGTTTTTGCCGTCATCCTGAACGGAGTGAAGGATCTCGACACCTTCCACCCACCGATACCGTCCGAACCTTCCGACCCAAACACTCCAACCGTTGCCGCTCTTCCATCCAAAAAAAATCGTCATCTCGACCGAAGCTGTTCACAGTCTCACCGTGAACAGTGCAGTGGATTGTGGCTACAGCTTTCAATTGCAGCGAACCAATTCATGCTGCGGTATCCGTCAAGACCCCCGTATTTGCCTTTGCCGTTGCTGTTGCCGTTGTCGTTGCCTGTTTTTTGTTTGTCATTCCGCAGCGCAGCGGAGGATCTGCTGTTGTCGCTGCGGTCGCTGTTGTCGTTGCGGGCGCACCACAAGCCACCATCATCCCACCACAAACTCACCACGAAAAGACCACCATCAAACACCCGTGTAGTGGGCCAGTTTGGAGTAAATGACCGAAGTTGCCGATAATGCGACTTTGTGGGAGAGGTCCTATTTGCCTCTCCAAAATGCGAGGGATGGCTTCTTCGCCCTAGAGCCTTGGCACAAATCGCCCTACAGTTAGGCTTCTGATGAGCGTTATTTGGAACGAGTGCTGCTCGCAAAAACCTTCTCGGCAAGGAATACGCACCCCAATGCCATCAGAAATCCCGGGATGACAAATGCCATTGCACCGATTCCGGTCAAATGAGGCGCAGCCCACGGCATGAGGAATATGAGTGGTAGTTGTAACGCCGCTCCCACACATAGAGCAACCCAAACCACCATCTTCCGTTAAGATCCCAGCGAGCTTTGGCGGCGACTATCAGTGCGATAGTGCAGGCTCCTGTTCCCCAAGCCGCGTTACTATTCGTGTGCTGTTTCGCTATCGAAGAAACGATGACAGCAGCCAAGAAAATCAGCACCATGAACGAAAAAGGATATACATCTTTCTTCTCTTGATTAGCCAATAGCACCTGCCTTACACACAAACTGCCTCCATCATTCTAGTCAGCTAGTAGAAACGGGGTTATAGGTAACTTTGGTTGCCGGGAGTTCAAACTGATCCACTACCAAACACCTGCCCCAATCATCCCAAGATCAACCCACCCATAAGCCACCACAAGCAGCATCACCCCACCCACTTCCATCTCCTTCGAAGCCACCCGCACCGCACCCGACCGCGAATAGAAGCCACCAGAAGAGTTGTCCTCGAGCACCCACGCCACCATGCTCCTGAACCCTCTCGCCTTCAACGACACAGCCAGCCTCCTCAGAAGAGCCGTCCCAATCCCACGCCTCTGCGCCTCCCGCAGCAGATAGATCGCAAACAACTCCGCGTCGAACTCCTCCACAGGCTCCCGTATCGCACCGCCACCGACAAACCCAACAACGTCGCCGTCCACCTCGGCAACAAACACATCGACATCAAGCGTCAGCCACTCCCGCCACGAGGCCTCGCGCTCCGCCACATTCAGACTTGCCAGGTACGCCTCCGGCACAATCCCCGCATACGTCGTCCTCCAACTCTCAACGTGCACATGGGCAATCGCGCCCGCATCCTCACCCGCCGCCGCGCGAATCTCTGCCATGCGCCCACCATATCGTCCAGCCGCAGCACGATCAAGCCCGCCGGCTGTTGTCGATTTTGTTGTATTCGTAAGTTGCCATTATTTGTTCTTCGTCGTCATCCCGACCCTGAGCGAAGTCGAATGGGAAGAATCCGTAGTCTGTTCTTGCCGTCATCCTGAGTGCATCGAAGGATCCCGAGACCTTCCACCAACCCGTACCGTCCGAACCTTCCAACCCAAACACTCCAGCCGTCGCTGTCCTCCTCAAAACGTTCCAGATCAAAAAAACCTGTCAAGCCCCCAACTCACCAAAACCCGTGCCAATCCAGCAGATTCGCGTGGCGTATCAGTTACCCTCCACTAGCTATACTTGATATTAGGATGAAAGAAGGGAATCGCCGCCACCAAACTTCCCAGCTAACTCCCTGATAACAAGTATTTTGTGCGTAACCCTCTTATTTGCAATATTTTACAGGCAAGCACCACCCGCAAGCCAATGAATCGAAAGATTTTACGCCCAAAATACCCCCAAGGGGGGAGGGGGAGGTACCGCCACCTCTCTCAAGCCCTGGAGCGCAACTTCGAACTCGATGTCAGGTCTAATCAGCCAGAGGCGTCTATGCGAAGGTTCTTACCGATTCTCCTTGCTTTATCCGTCGCCGCGCCAGCCTGCCCGCAAACGCAACCTTCGCCCAAACCCTCCCCCAAGCCCACCAAACCCAAGGCCGCCAACCCGCCCAAATCCGCCCCACTCATCCCCCTCACCCAGCAGGAACGAGCCCAGCAGTTCCTCAACCGCTTCACCTTCGGCCCCCGCCCCGGCGACCTCGAAAAAGTAATCGCCCTCACCCCCGAAAAGTGGTTCGAGCAGCAACTCAACCCCGCTTCCATCCCCGACGCCGCCCTCGACCACCGCCTCGCCGACTACACCACCCTCAACCTCCAGCCCGACCAGGCCCTCCAGCTCTTCCCCGACCACTTCACCATCGCCATCACCGCCGAAGGCAAGCGCCCCTACCCCACCGACCCCCTCCTCCTCGCCATGTACGAGGTTCAGGTCTACAAACTGAACAAGGACATCGACAGTAAAAAGACCAACGCAAAGGGCCAGCTCATCATCCCCCCACCCACCGACGCCGAAGCCGCCGCCCAGAAGAAATCCGACCAGGACACGGCCGCCCGCATCGCCGGAGAGCTCTTCGCCCTCCCTAAAAATCAACGGATGGCCGCGCTGATCAAGCTCTCCGTCCCCGAGCGCATCGCCTTCACCACCTACGTCGCCGGAGACCAAAAAAATCTCTTGCTAGCCGACTTCAACCCCCGCGAGCGCGAGATCTTCAACGGCATGGCTGCGAACATCGGTGCGCCCCACTACATCGTCGATGAGCTATCCCAGGCCAAGATCCTCCGCGCCATCCTCAGCGAGCGCCAACTGCAGGAGGTCATGGACGACTTCTGGTTCAACCACTTCAACATCTTCATCGGCAAAGACTCCGACACCTGGTACACCACCAGCTACGAACGCGACGCCATCCGCAAACACGCCCTCGGCAAGTTCCGCGATCTCCTCCTAGCCACTGCCCAAAGCCCGGCAATGATGGTCTACCTCGACAACTGGCTCTCTATCGGCCCCGACTCCCAGGCCAACGGCGTCAACCCCGCCAACCCCAACTCGAAGAAGGGCAACCACGGCCTCAACGAGAACTACGGTAGGGAAGTCATGGAACTCCACACCGTAGGCGTCAACGGTGGCTACACCCAGGCCGACGTTACCGCACTCGCCGCCGTCCTCACCGGCTGGACCGTCGATCGCGCCAACCAGGGTGGCCCCTTCCAGTACGACTACAAAAAACACGAACCCGGCCCCAAGCAATGGCTGAAGCGCACCATCTCCTCAGAGCCTGTCCTACCCAATGCATCTCCAGCGGCGACGCAAGTCGGCATGAAAGAGGGAATCGAAGCTCTCACCGCCCTTGCCGCTGACCCACACACCGCGCACTTCATCAGTTACAAATTAGCTCAGCGCTTCGTCGCCGACGACCCACCACCTGCTCTCGTCGACCGCATGGCCGCCAGCTATCTCGCCACCGACGGAGACATCAAAGCCATCCTCCGCACCCTCGTCCAATCCCCTGAGTTCAACTCGAAGAAGTACTTCCGCAACAAGGTGAAGACTCCGATGGAGTTCGTCGCCTCCGCCTTCCGCACCACCGCCACCGACCCGGCGAACCCAGGCGCCCTAGTCAATACCCTGAAGACGATGGGTATGCCCCTCTACTACGCGCTTCCCCCAACCGGCTACTACATCACCGCAGACCAGTGGATGAACTCCACCGCTCTTGTAGACCGCCTCAACTTCGCCTACTCCCTCACCGGCAGCAAGTTTGCCAATCAAAAGTTCGACTCAGCCCACGTTCTCGCGCTCGGCCTCATGTCTCAACCCGCCAGTTCACCATCTCCACAGATGTCCGAGACCGAAAAATCCAACCGCGCAAAGTTCTCCGAGGCTCTCCTCTCCGCCGAGATCCACAACGGCACCACGAACCAGCCCCCACCCGATGCAGCCGGCCAGGACATAGCCCTCCACGTCCTCGAAGACACGCTCATCGGTAACGACGTTTCCGCCCAGACCAATCAACTCATCCATAAGCAAATCACCGAAATTCCCACTACCAACTCCACCGACACCCTCAACCTGCTGACCGCTCTCGTCATGGGCAGCCCCGAGTTCCAACTCCGCTAACCTCCACGCCATCTCATTCAACATGACATCAATTGACCGCAGACAATTCGCGACTGGCTTCGTAGCTGCCAGCTTTGCAACCACCAAAACCTTAGCGTCTGCAATCGAAACTCCGTTGACTGCAATGCCCGAACAGCTTCATCTCAAACCCAACGGCTGGATGCCGAACAGCCAATTGCCCGTCTTGTTATACCGAAAAGCGCTTCCACTAACAGGAGACCTCGCATCTGACATGGAGCGCATCTTCTCCGCCAACGGCTGGCCGCCACAGTGGCGCAACGGCGTCTACTCGTTTCACCATTACCATTCCACAGCACACGAGGTCCTCGGCTTTGCAGCCGGCCACGCCGACCTCGTCCTTGGCGGTGAAGGCAACGATCCACTCACCGTACACGCCGGCGACGTCCTCGTCCTGCCCACCGGTACCGGCCACTGCCGCATCTCTGCCTCAGATGACTTCCTTGTGATCGGCGCCTATCCGGAGAACGAGCACTGGGACATCTGCCGCACCGCCGCCAGCCCGGAAACACTCGCAAGCATGCGCAAGGTCCGCTTTCCCCACTCCGACCCGCTCACCGGCCCCTCAGGTGCCCTTCCCAGACTCTGGATCTGATCCGTCGCCATCAGCCTAAGGAAACAATCGTTCCTTACGCCAACCCTCCCCGACTTTAGTAAACAGAAATCGGTCGTGCAGGCGTCCTTCCCCATCCTTCCAAAATTCAATTTGCTCCGGCCGGAGTACATAACCTCGCCAGTAAGCCGGTCGCGGAATCTCCCCCGGAAACTCTCGGTCCAACTCCTTCACCCGCTCCACCAGCACCTCCCGAGAGGCCACCACGCGACTCTGTTCGGAAGCCGCGGCACCAAGCTGACTCAGCCGCGACCGGCTATGAAAGTACTCATCCGCATCTTCACTCGACAACTCAGTCACCAAACCCGAGATACGCACCTGCCGCCGCAGCGACTTCCAGTGAAAGCACATCGCCGCACGCGGATTCTCCTTCAACTCCGCACCCTTCTGACTCTCCGCATTAGTGTAGAAGCAGAACCCTTGAGCATCGAACCGTTTCAACAACACCATCCGCACACTCGGCACACCCTCCCGTGTAGCCGTAGCCAGCGCCACCGCATTCGGATCGTTCAACTCATCCCTCTCGGCGTCCTTCATCCACAAGCCAAATAACGCAATTGGGTCGACCGCGTTTTCAACATCGATCTCACTCATCAAAACCTCGCTTCGCCTCAAGTCTACAGATGCAAACGACCATCTGATCGAGCTTTGGCGTGGGTCCCGCTTCAGTTTGCAATGCGTGGAACTTTTCTCTCCCGACCTTGCTCCCGCGAAACAGCTTTCTTTCCCAGCTTCCGGCAAATATGATTCGTCCACCTATTCTCCGAGGAGATCCTTCATGGCGAAGAACATCGTTATCTGCTGCGATGGCACCGGCAACGCGTATGGCGATAACAACTCCAATGTCGTCAAGCTCTACCAAACACTCCTCATCGACGGGAAGCGGCAGGTCGGCTACTATCATCCCGGCGTTGGCACCGAAGGCTCTCCCAACTCAACCAACAGGCTGACCGCCGCACTCTCCATCGTTGCGGGTCTGGCCTTCGGAGCAGGTCTCTTGGGCAATGTCTCCGATGCCTATCGCTACCTGATGGACGTCTACGAACAGGGCGACAACGTCTACCTCTTCGGCTTCAGCAGAGGAGCCTTTACGGCACGCGCCATCGCGGGCGTCCTTCAGATGTTCGGCCTTCTCTGCCCCGGCAACGATGGACTCATCCCCTACGTCGTCAAGATGTACGCGAGACGAAGCCGCAAGGCCGGCGGCATGACCCACACCTTCCACGTCGCCGAAGGCTTCAAAGCAACCTTCTGCCGACCATGCCCTTTGCACCTGGTTGGTGTGTGGGACACGGTCAGCTCGGTGGGTTGGATATGGGATCCCCTGAAGCTGCCGTACACCGGACGCAACCCCGATATGGCCAATGGCCGCCACGCCATCTCCATCGACGAGCGCCGCTGCTACTTCCGCAATAATCTCTGGGGGGACCCCTTCGACGGCCAGAGCATCAAGCAGGTCTGGTTCGCCGGTGTCCACTCAGACATTGGCGGCTCCTATCCCAGCGCCGAGGCCGGCCTTTCGCAAGTCACGTTGCAGTGGATGCTCTGCGAAGCCATCTCACTCGGTCTGCTGGTCAATCCCAACCAGGCAAATCAGATTCTCGCAGAAGTAACTCCCTCCACTGAGGTGGCTCCGAATCCCGCACAGCGCCAACATAACTCCCTTACGGGGTTTTGGTGGATCCTCGAAATATTTCCTCACTCCTATTACGACGCAGCGACCAAGAAAAAGAGGTGGCGCATCCCTCTCGGCGCTCGCAGAGCGATCCCACCTGGCTCTGTTATTCACGAAACAGTTTGGCAAAAGCTCGCTGTCGATTCGTCCTATCGCCCGCCCAATCTGCCCAGCGACTGGAGCACGAATCCCGCCTGGAGAAATAATGCGGAGCCTGACAGTCCATTCAACTGCTCGAGCACTGGCTCGCGTGCGGAGAGCGCAGAAGCGAACTAGGTCAATCCCTCGAACAGATCCGTCTGCAACTTGCAAGCCTGCGGCTCAGTCGTAGCCGCCAAGGCGTAGAACTCCTCAGCTCCATATCGCTCGAATATCTCTTTTGTCTTTTCCATCAACGGCGCCTGCGACACATGCTTCCGAAATGCCTCGCTCTTCCGCTCTCGTACAGAGCGGATATCCAGCGTTAGGGTCCAGGGCATCATCATTGCAGGCTGTCGATCGGGCATCAAGAAGTTTGCAGTCACGTAATACAGCCGTTGGGCTTTGTGCGGATGCCCCGCTTTTGGATACCGTTTTGGCTGCCCCGCCCAGTGAAACGCGGCGGTTGTCAGCATAGAAGTCATCATATGATCAGCATGGGTATTCTGGCCGCCGTCACCGCCGAAGGTAATCAAGACATCCGGCTTGAATCGCCGTATCCGTTCCACCAGCCTCTCGGCGGTCTTCGAGAATTCAACAAACTCTAGCTGCGCGTCCTGGTAACCCATCAGTTCACAATGCGTAACGCCCAGCACTTCACACGAGGCGCGAAACTCTTCTCTCCGCATACTCCCGAGCGCCTCTCCGTTCTCAGCGTCGCCTCGATTCGTTGCTGCCTGACCGTCCGTCAAGCAAACCACGTAGGTCTCAACTCCTCGATCCGCTGCCAGCGCCAACGCTCCGCCAAAGGCGTAACACTCATCGTCAGGATGCGCCACGACACACATCAACTTCAAGCCCACTCAGCTTCCTCCAGGCCTGCATCCAGATCGGCATCTTCAAACAGAAGGTCAGCCGACATCGCTTGTTCCAACTCAGCATCCGGATCGACCCCGCGCACCGGCGCGAAGCTCCTCCTGTGCAGCGCACACGGCCCAATCTCAGCCAACGCCCGCCGATGCTCTGGCGTCCCATATCCCTTATGCGAAGCCAGTCCGTATCCCGGATGCACAGCGTCCAGTTCACGCATCAACGCATCACGATGCACCTTCGCAATCACCGAAGCGGCGGCAATCGAAAGGCTAAGCGCGTCGCCATAGATCAGCTTCGTTTGCCGACAGGGATGATCGAGCCGCATAGCATCGATCAGCAAATGATCCGGCGCGAGCGTCAGTCCCTTCACCGCAGCCAGCATTGCCATCCGTGTAGCTTGGTAGATGTTCACCCGATCGATCGTCTCGGCATCGACCTCCGCCACACAAACCGCAAGCGCCATCCCGCGTATCTGCTGGTTGAGAGACTCGCGCTCCTCCCGTGTCATCTGCTTGGAATCTTTCAATCCTGCGTTCGCCAACTCGTCGAGGCACTCCGGCAGAATCACCGCAGCCGCCACCACCGGCCCAAACAGCGCCCCACGCCCCACCTCATCCACCCCGGCGATTCGTTGAAAACCGTAATACCGCAGAGCCTGCTCTGGCGCATCGCTGCAAACAAGCATCTTCAACATGCGCTGCTTTGCGGTAGCAGCAGTCACCGTTCGGGGAGCACGAGTGGAGGGAGTCGAAGCCATGCCTTCAAGGTCGAGTGTAAACCCACCGCGCAAAACTAAGCCACGACCGAAGTCGTGGCTTAGTGTAAAGCTCAGTGGAAAACAGGGAACGAAATGCCTACTTGGCGGCGCGCTCAACCTCACGCAGACGAGCAGCCTTACCGCGCAGACCGCGCAGATAGAACAGCTTCGAACGGCGAACTTCGTAGGAGCGAACCTTCTCGACCTTGTCGACGACCTTGGAGTTGTACGGGAAGATGCGTTCCACGCCCTGACCGAAGCTCATCTTGCGAACGGTGAAGGATCCCTGCGCGCCCTTGCGGCAGGCAATGACCATTCCCTCAAACGCCTGCAGACGCTCTTTCTC
This Tunturibacter gelidoferens DNA region includes the following protein-coding sequences:
- the msrP gene encoding protein-methionine-sulfoxide reductase catalytic subunit MsrP — its product is MLLPKSPSLEATIRSSEITPQHVFEQHQQTRRRFLTSAATLGAAALAARTIPSLINPPTTVHAAGEPLKTIPSKYTLDDPQTPLAKASSYNNFYEYGTDKSDPSHEAYRLQTRPWPIQITGMVKKPQTINIDDLIHYRPLESRIYRHRCVEAWSMIIPWDGYSLSEFINFCQPLPSAKYVQFFSYNNKKVMPDEPSGYDWPYREGLRMDEAMNPLTLLTFGCYGQVLPNQNGAPVRVIVPWKYGFKSAKSIVRFHFTDKQPETTWNEADGGEYGFYSNVNPNYDNARWSQAHERRLDTSLLPRNIPTQMFNGYGDQVASLYAGMDLKKFY
- a CDS encoding sulfite oxidase heme-binding subunit YedZ, with translation MSKRAIILLKVLIHLLCLAPIAWLWHFFTSGGLALNADPVNYITHFTGDWTLYLLFTSLAITPIRRLATSLGFLIRFRRLIGLYAFFYATLHLATYIFLFSGYDLQTALTGLRSGHPGELVTQWKLIWPRMVDDVLKRRFIQVGLFAWLLLLALACTSPAFIMRAMGGKNWQRLHRLVYLAAIAGIVHFWWLVKKGNNAPWKDTAVLTILLLARVAYTALKRLKKPTPIPARPSSV
- the rplS gene encoding 50S ribosomal protein L19; this translates as MSIHPIMQKLAAKLERTDLPAFAPGDTVRVQVKIREGEKERLQAFEGMVIACRKGAQGSFTVRKMSFGQGVERIFPYNSKVVDKVEKVRSYEVRRSKLFYLRGLRGKAARLREVERAAK
- a CDS encoding DUF2235 domain-containing protein produces the protein MAKNIVICCDGTGNAYGDNNSNVVKLYQTLLIDGKRQVGYYHPGVGTEGSPNSTNRLTAALSIVAGLAFGAGLLGNVSDAYRYLMDVYEQGDNVYLFGFSRGAFTARAIAGVLQMFGLLCPGNDGLIPYVVKMYARRSRKAGGMTHTFHVAEGFKATFCRPCPLHLVGVWDTVSSVGWIWDPLKLPYTGRNPDMANGRHAISIDERRCYFRNNLWGDPFDGQSIKQVWFAGVHSDIGGSYPSAEAGLSQVTLQWMLCEAISLGLLVNPNQANQILAEVTPSTEVAPNPAQRQHNSLTGFWWILEIFPHSYYDAATKKKRWRIPLGARRAIPPGSVIHETVWQKLAVDSSYRPPNLPSDWSTNPAWRNNAEPDSPFNCSSTGSRAESAEAN
- a CDS encoding ribonuclease HII — translated: MASTPSTRAPRTVTAATAKQRMLKMLVCSDAPEQALRYYGFQRIAGVDEVGRGALFGPVVAAAVILPECLDELANAGLKDSKQMTREERESLNQQIRGMALAVCVAEVDAETIDRVNIYQATRMAMLAAVKGLTLAPDHLLIDAMRLDHPCRQTKLIYGDALSLSIAAASVIAKVHRDALMRELDAVHPGYGLASHKGYGTPEHRRALAEIGPCALHRRSFAPVRGVDPDAELEQAMSADLLFEDADLDAGLEEAEWA
- a CDS encoding PIG-L deacetylase family protein gives rise to the protein MGLKLMCVVAHPDDECYAFGGALALAADRGVETYVVCLTDGQAATNRGDAENGEALGSMRREEFRASCEVLGVTHCELMGYQDAQLEFVEFSKTAERLVERIRRFKPDVLITFGGDGGQNTHADHMMTSMLTTAAFHWAGQPKRYPKAGHPHKAQRLYYVTANFLMPDRQPAMMMPWTLTLDIRSVRERKSEAFRKHVSQAPLMEKTKEIFERYGAEEFYALAATTEPQACKLQTDLFEGLT
- the pdxH gene encoding pyridoxamine 5'-phosphate oxidase encodes the protein MSEIDVENAVDPIALFGLWMKDAERDELNDPNAVALATATREGVPSVRMVLLKRFDAQGFCFYTNAESQKGAELKENPRAAMCFHWKSLRRQVRISGLVTELSSEDADEYFHSRSRLSQLGAAASEQSRVVASREVLVERVKELDREFPGEIPRPAYWRGYVLRPEQIEFWKDGEGRLHDRFLFTKVGEGWRKERLFP
- a CDS encoding DUF1800 domain-containing protein, with the translated sequence MRRFLPILLALSVAAPACPQTQPSPKPSPKPTKPKAANPPKSAPLIPLTQQERAQQFLNRFTFGPRPGDLEKVIALTPEKWFEQQLNPASIPDAALDHRLADYTTLNLQPDQALQLFPDHFTIAITAEGKRPYPTDPLLLAMYEVQVYKLNKDIDSKKTNAKGQLIIPPPTDAEAAAQKKSDQDTAARIAGELFALPKNQRMAALIKLSVPERIAFTTYVAGDQKNLLLADFNPREREIFNGMAANIGAPHYIVDELSQAKILRAILSERQLQEVMDDFWFNHFNIFIGKDSDTWYTTSYERDAIRKHALGKFRDLLLATAQSPAMMVYLDNWLSIGPDSQANGVNPANPNSKKGNHGLNENYGREVMELHTVGVNGGYTQADVTALAAVLTGWTVDRANQGGPFQYDYKKHEPGPKQWLKRTISSEPVLPNASPAATQVGMKEGIEALTALAADPHTAHFISYKLAQRFVADDPPPALVDRMAASYLATDGDIKAILRTLVQSPEFNSKKYFRNKVKTPMEFVASAFRTTATDPANPGALVNTLKTMGMPLYYALPPTGYYITADQWMNSTALVDRLNFAYSLTGSKFANQKFDSAHVLALGLMSQPASSPSPQMSETEKSNRAKFSEALLSAEIHNGTTNQPPPDAAGQDIALHVLEDTLIGNDVSAQTNQLIHKQITEIPTTNSTDTLNLLTALVMGSPEFQLR
- a CDS encoding GNAT family N-acetyltransferase, which encodes MAEIRAAAGEDAGAIAHVHVESWRTTYAGIVPEAYLASLNVAEREASWREWLTLDVDVFVAEVDGDVVGFVGGGAIREPVEEFDAELFAIYLLREAQRRGIGTALLRRLAVSLKARGFRSMVAWVLEDNSSGGFYSRSGAVRVASKEMEVGGVMLLVVAYGWVDLGMIGAGVW